In one window of Maribacter sp. BPC-D8 DNA:
- a CDS encoding dipeptidase translates to MKNVKNYLSENKDRFLNELIELLKIPSVSADPAFSQDVLDTAETVKTRLEEAGCDIVEIHETAGYPIVYGEKIINTDLPTILVYGHYDVQPADPIDLWHSPPFEPVIKKTEKHPEGAIFARGACDDKGQMYMHVKALELMVKTNQLPCNVKFMIEGEEEVGSNNLAIYVAENREKLANDVILISDTGMIANDVPSITTGLRGLSYVEVEVTGPNRDLHSGLYGGAVANPINILTKMIASLHDENNHITIPGFYDKVEELSAEERAEMAKAPFSIEKYQEALDIDSVYGEKGYSTNERNSIRPTLDVNGIWGGYTGEGAKTVIASKAFAKISMRLVPNQDWKEITDLFKTHFEAIAPKGVKVVVKPHHGGQGYVTPIDTIAYKAASKAYETTFGKKPIPQRSGGSIPIVSLFEQELKSKTILMGFGLDSDAIHSPNEHFGVWNYFKGIETIPYFYEYFTEMTKK, encoded by the coding sequence ATGAAAAACGTAAAGAATTATCTATCGGAAAATAAAGACCGATTTTTAAATGAGCTTATCGAACTACTTAAGATCCCGTCTGTTAGCGCAGACCCCGCCTTTTCTCAAGACGTGTTAGATACAGCCGAAACGGTTAAAACCAGATTAGAGGAAGCAGGTTGCGATATTGTTGAAATTCATGAAACCGCAGGTTACCCAATCGTTTATGGTGAAAAAATTATAAATACTGATTTACCGACCATACTTGTATACGGTCATTATGACGTTCAACCGGCTGATCCAATTGATCTTTGGCATTCACCACCATTCGAACCTGTAATTAAAAAAACAGAGAAACACCCAGAAGGTGCCATATTCGCCCGTGGAGCTTGCGACGATAAAGGTCAAATGTACATGCATGTAAAAGCATTGGAGCTGATGGTAAAAACCAATCAACTACCATGTAATGTAAAATTCATGATTGAAGGTGAAGAGGAAGTTGGTAGTAATAACCTCGCCATCTACGTCGCTGAAAACAGAGAAAAGTTGGCAAACGATGTTATTTTAATATCAGATACAGGTATGATCGCCAATGATGTACCGTCGATAACTACAGGTTTACGCGGACTAAGTTATGTTGAAGTAGAAGTTACAGGACCAAATCGTGATTTACATTCCGGATTATATGGTGGCGCTGTTGCAAACCCTATCAACATCTTAACTAAAATGATTGCCAGTCTACATGACGAGAACAATCATATTACCATACCTGGTTTTTATGATAAGGTAGAAGAACTTTCTGCTGAAGAACGCGCAGAAATGGCAAAAGCACCTTTTAGTATTGAAAAATACCAAGAGGCTTTAGATATTGATTCTGTTTACGGCGAAAAAGGATATTCTACCAATGAGCGTAACTCCATTAGACCAACATTAGATGTTAATGGTATTTGGGGCGGATACACTGGCGAAGGTGCAAAAACGGTTATAGCTAGTAAGGCATTTGCAAAAATATCTATGCGATTGGTTCCTAATCAAGATTGGAAAGAAATTACCGATTTATTCAAAACACATTTTGAAGCTATTGCTCCAAAGGGTGTAAAAGTGGTCGTAAAACCTCATCATGGCGGACAAGGATATGTAACCCCTATTGATACCATTGCTTACAAAGCAGCTTCAAAAGCTTATGAAACTACCTTTGGTAAAAAACCGATTCCGCAACGTAGTGGTGGTAGTATTCCTATTGTTTCTTTATTTGAGCAAGAGCTAAAAAGCAAAACCATACTTATGGGCTTTGGATTAGATAGTGATGCCATACACTCCCCTAACGAACATTTCGGCGTATGGAACTACTTTAAAGGAATTGAGACCATCCCTTATTTCTATGAGTATTTTACAGAAATGACTAAGAAGTAG
- a CDS encoding BlaI/MecI/CopY family transcriptional regulator, which produces MQLSKSEEELMNILWKQKKAFMKDLLDAYPEPKPATTTVATLLKRMADKKFIDYKSFGRSREYFPLVKKKDYFSKHVNGLIKNFFNDSASQFASFFTQETNLSKAELEELKKLIDVEIEKK; this is translated from the coding sequence ATGCAACTATCCAAATCGGAAGAAGAATTAATGAATATTCTATGGAAGCAAAAAAAGGCGTTCATGAAAGATTTGCTCGATGCTTACCCAGAGCCAAAACCCGCGACGACGACTGTTGCCACTTTATTAAAAAGAATGGCAGACAAAAAGTTTATTGATTATAAAAGCTTTGGCAGAAGTAGAGAATACTTTCCGCTAGTAAAAAAGAAAGACTATTTCTCTAAACACGTTAACGGACTCATTAAAAACTTTTTTAATGATAGCGCTAGTCAGTTCGCATCGTTTTTTACTCAAGAAACCAACTTAAGTAAAGCTGAGTTAGAAGAATTGAAAAAGCTAATAGACGTAGAAATCGAAAAGAAGTAA
- a CDS encoding M56 family metallopeptidase, whose amino-acid sequence MSIFLLFYKLLLEKESMHHFKRYFLLTAVITSFIIPQIVFTEYVEIKPTTAVTQVVTIGQQTEISPVVQVVKESPMNWSLILWTLYGLGAAGFGFRFMFNLFKIWKRIRNNPKTKHSAIYRILLKEQLPPHTFLRYIFLNKQKLETNSIPNSVLLHEETHAIQRHSLDVLFLEVLQVVFWFNPLIYAFKKTIKLNHEFLADSAVLNGQEDHLNYQNTLLSYLSNDSFNTHQSVGIANAINYSSTRLTVFGKTFNIGNPYGQVKKRFIIMKKQTSKKSILLRSLLLLPVLALMLYGFSQKNVVSQNTIKDINIEITKTGDLLINDKPATLKNLSTEVVRINQNSGPYITKNYLTAHILYDENQYKLIEEVESQLKAIGISNIEHFSERTTNILGKNGFEPSEYHGKTIDEAQRIRRNNVFNELKTDDNHEPLLEIVWIEVKNENQIWFNDQQVQLSQLNEKIKAEFPLAVKNNKLSAQIYSTENINSEFTDIVTKELRKLNTKSITVFMDKPVNNNEAFTLQGDWLNADNELEIFNIKKEKDNLYWGLAQNNTVYFEKINDNYYYIPNVSDNKTKVELSSAKGTISFDDKKYIRKEKSLRNKLNGTWINEENNTKLIVSEQDIYMVFDLLKGNKKPVRYYPKKRGNSYYFTYGYEDWSFRIENNQLVDSRGNHYTKKEKQLTTIPKITVNINKEGKLLVQDDLVELKKLQNYLSKINSHLTINERKQFVKTIIKVVPDSPKEVISKVEQELIAYGAATIDIQEYNPKTNKVARTATSVQISKYNSLATSYNNMISEGGNIRIMKSDVDQLTYIYGLMSAKQKTSAAPFPDFPEPPPAPMAPKVAKGEKSNIPPPPAPKEPETLIESSLNFPAPPRSPDAPKTLNTTNYASNQLKEIIKNQDPYDHITLDTKAINGIPSTTHTQYTLVKPSSAIAPSPPTPPSPLDYAISMAKKGATFLFEGNEISSDSAIDLLKNNKELNIESREKNGQAEVRITKEPVTIE is encoded by the coding sequence ATGAGCATATTTCTGCTCTTCTACAAACTCCTATTGGAGAAAGAAAGCATGCACCATTTTAAAAGATATTTTCTATTAACCGCCGTCATCACTTCTTTTATAATACCTCAAATAGTTTTTACGGAATATGTTGAAATAAAACCCACCACTGCAGTTACTCAAGTTGTAACCATTGGTCAACAAACAGAAATTTCACCTGTAGTTCAAGTTGTCAAAGAATCACCCATGAATTGGTCTTTAATACTATGGACTCTCTACGGATTAGGAGCCGCCGGATTCGGATTTCGTTTTATGTTTAACCTATTTAAAATCTGGAAACGTATTCGTAACAACCCAAAAACCAAACATAGTGCTATCTATAGAATACTATTAAAAGAACAACTGCCTCCGCATACTTTTTTACGATATATTTTTCTAAACAAGCAAAAACTTGAGACCAACAGTATACCTAATTCTGTACTACTGCATGAAGAAACCCATGCTATACAAAGGCATAGTTTAGATGTACTTTTTCTTGAAGTATTGCAAGTGGTATTTTGGTTCAATCCGTTAATCTATGCATTTAAAAAAACAATTAAACTAAACCATGAATTCTTAGCAGATAGTGCCGTACTTAATGGTCAAGAAGACCATTTAAACTATCAAAATACATTACTGTCGTACTTATCAAACGACAGCTTTAACACCCATCAATCAGTTGGTATCGCAAATGCCATAAATTATTCATCAACTCGCCTGACCGTATTTGGAAAAACCTTCAATATTGGTAACCCATACGGGCAGGTCAAAAAACGATTCATCATCATGAAAAAACAAACATCAAAAAAGAGTATCCTGTTACGAAGCTTATTGCTACTGCCAGTATTAGCTTTAATGCTCTACGGATTTAGTCAAAAAAATGTGGTATCGCAAAACACGATTAAAGACATTAATATTGAAATCACAAAAACTGGAGATTTATTAATCAACGATAAACCAGCAACATTAAAAAACCTTTCTACAGAAGTAGTAAGAATCAATCAAAATTCAGGTCCATATATTACTAAAAACTATCTGACAGCTCATATTCTTTATGACGAAAATCAGTATAAATTAATTGAGGAAGTTGAGTCACAATTAAAGGCAATCGGAATTTCTAACATTGAACATTTTAGTGAAAGAACTACAAATATTCTTGGTAAAAACGGATTTGAACCAAGTGAATATCATGGTAAAACTATAGATGAGGCACAAAGAATAAGAAGGAATAATGTTTTTAATGAGCTTAAAACCGATGATAACCATGAACCATTACTAGAAATAGTGTGGATAGAAGTAAAGAATGAAAACCAAATTTGGTTCAATGACCAACAAGTTCAATTGTCACAACTAAATGAAAAGATAAAGGCAGAATTTCCATTGGCGGTTAAGAACAACAAATTATCAGCGCAAATTTATTCTACAGAGAATATCAATTCAGAATTCACAGATATTGTTACAAAAGAATTGAGAAAGCTAAACACGAAAAGTATTACTGTTTTCATGGACAAACCTGTAAATAATAACGAAGCTTTTACTTTACAAGGAGATTGGTTAAATGCAGATAACGAGTTAGAAATATTTAATATCAAAAAAGAAAAAGACAATCTATATTGGGGGTTAGCGCAGAATAACACAGTTTATTTTGAAAAAATAAATGATAATTATTACTATATCCCTAATGTCAGTGACAATAAAACAAAGGTTGAATTAAGCTCAGCAAAAGGAACTATCAGCTTTGATGACAAAAAGTATATCCGTAAAGAAAAAAGCTTAAGAAATAAATTAAATGGCACTTGGATAAACGAAGAAAATAACACTAAACTAATTGTTTCCGAACAAGATATTTATATGGTTTTTGATCTCTTAAAAGGAAACAAAAAACCTGTTCGTTATTATCCTAAAAAACGCGGAAACAGTTATTATTTCACCTATGGTTATGAAGATTGGTCGTTTAGAATTGAAAATAATCAATTAGTTGACTCAAGAGGAAATCATTATACCAAAAAAGAGAAACAGCTAACTACCATACCTAAGATAACAGTAAACATCAATAAAGAAGGAAAATTACTTGTACAAGATGATCTGGTTGAATTAAAAAAATTACAGAACTATTTATCTAAAATAAACTCTCATTTAACTATCAACGAGAGAAAGCAATTTGTAAAAACTATAATAAAGGTTGTACCTGACAGCCCTAAAGAAGTCATATCAAAAGTAGAGCAAGAATTAATTGCATACGGAGCAGCTACTATTGATATACAGGAATACAACCCTAAAACCAATAAAGTAGCGCGTACAGCAACTTCGGTTCAAATATCAAAATACAATTCCCTTGCAACAAGTTATAACAACATGATATCTGAGGGAGGAAATATTCGCATCATGAAATCTGATGTTGATCAGCTAACATATATCTACGGATTAATGTCTGCTAAACAAAAAACCTCCGCAGCCCCATTCCCTGATTTCCCGGAGCCACCACCTGCTCCAATGGCACCTAAAGTGGCAAAAGGAGAAAAAAGTAACATTCCTCCACCACCAGCGCCAAAAGAACCAGAAACACTTATAGAGTCATCATTAAATTTCCCTGCACCGCCTCGCTCACCCGATGCACCAAAAACACTAAACACGACTAACTATGCTAGTAACCAACTTAAAGAAATAATTAAAAATCAGGATCCATATGACCACATAACTCTTGACACTAAAGCGATAAATGGTATCCCATCAACAACGCATACTCAATACACGTTAGTAAAACCTTCAAGTGCGATTGCACCCTCACCTCCTACTCCACCTTCACCATTAGATTATGCTATTAGCATGGCAAAAAAAGGAGCTACATTTTTATTCGAAGGAAATGAAATCTCTTCTGATAGCGCCATTGATTTACTAAAAAATAATAAAGAGTTAAATATAGAATCTAGAGAGAAAAATGGGCAGGCAGAAGTAAGAATTACCAAAGAACCTGTAACAATCGAATGA
- a CDS encoding DUF4407 domain-containing protein, producing the protein MIQDFFILCSGADSELLKTCSKGEQNKYAGIGATVFFTAVMAFIASSYALFTVFDNVYAAVFFGFIWGLLIFNLDRFIVATIKKRNNFGQEFLQATPRIILAVIIAIVISKPLEMKIFEKEINQVLLEQKNELTLANKDQLALQYTPKVEQLNNDIAALKYEVSIKETETNALYDIYINEAEGTAGTKLLGKGPVYAEKRDKHDAALAELQALKTTNNEKVSAIESQIAVLDNEYAEVVKNSQPIIDGFDGLMARITALDELPWLPSFFIFLLFLAIETSPIIAKLLAPKGEYDIKLEEEESILSTWVEQKLAQRKLIASTDSEINQKIYEDLKGEEELFGYKKKKAEELLRLQADSFHRIQTKGLK; encoded by the coding sequence ATGATACAAGACTTCTTTATTCTCTGCTCAGGAGCAGACTCCGAACTTTTAAAAACATGCTCTAAAGGTGAGCAAAACAAGTATGCTGGCATAGGTGCTACCGTATTTTTTACTGCAGTTATGGCATTTATTGCTAGTAGCTATGCACTTTTTACTGTTTTTGATAATGTTTATGCTGCGGTATTTTTTGGTTTCATTTGGGGATTATTGATATTCAATTTAGACCGTTTTATTGTTGCTACTATTAAAAAGAGAAACAACTTTGGTCAAGAATTTTTACAGGCTACTCCGCGTATTATTCTTGCGGTTATTATTGCCATTGTGATTTCAAAACCTTTGGAAATGAAAATTTTCGAGAAAGAAATCAATCAGGTATTATTAGAGCAAAAGAATGAACTGACCTTAGCCAATAAAGACCAACTTGCACTGCAATACACTCCGAAAGTAGAACAATTAAATAATGACATTGCTGCATTAAAATATGAAGTTTCAATAAAGGAAACAGAGACGAATGCACTTTATGATATTTACATCAATGAAGCGGAAGGTACTGCCGGCACAAAGTTATTAGGCAAAGGTCCTGTTTATGCCGAAAAACGAGATAAGCATGATGCTGCACTTGCGGAATTACAAGCACTAAAAACTACAAATAATGAAAAAGTATCGGCGATAGAATCTCAAATTGCCGTATTAGATAATGAATATGCCGAAGTGGTTAAAAATTCGCAACCTATAATAGACGGTTTCGACGGATTAATGGCTAGAATTACTGCCTTAGACGAATTACCATGGCTACCATCGTTCTTTATATTCCTGTTGTTTTTAGCTATAGAAACTTCACCAATAATAGCTAAGCTACTTGCCCCTAAAGGGGAATATGATATTAAGTTAGAAGAGGAAGAAAGCATTCTTTCTACTTGGGTCGAGCAAAAACTGGCGCAACGAAAACTAATTGCGTCAACTGATAGTGAAATCAATCAGAAAATATATGAAGACTTAAAAGGAGAAGAAGAGCTATTCGGCTACAAAAAGAAAAAGGCAGAAGAACTGCTACGTCTGCAAGCAGATAGTTTTCATAGAATTCAGACCAAAGGGTTAAAATAG
- a CDS encoding PhnA domain-containing protein, with translation MSVLADLEARSGSTCELCTGTNNLEVFEVEPVSISGVDSSILACETCRTQIEDPEQMDANHWRCLNDSMWSEYDSVKVVAWRMLSRLKSEGWPKDLLDMIYLEPEALVWAKATGEGLAEADKIIHRDVNGVILENGDSVVLVKDLKIKGSSQVAKQGTAVRRISLDRENAEYIEGKVGPTMTVIITKYVKKL, from the coding sequence ATGAGTGTATTAGCTGATTTGGAAGCACGTAGTGGCTCCACTTGCGAATTATGTACGGGAACCAATAATTTAGAAGTTTTTGAAGTAGAACCAGTTTCTATTAGCGGAGTCGATTCTAGTATTTTAGCATGCGAAACATGCCGAACGCAAATTGAAGATCCTGAGCAAATGGATGCAAACCACTGGCGTTGTCTTAATGACAGTATGTGGAGTGAGTATGATTCTGTGAAAGTTGTGGCTTGGAGAATGTTATCTAGATTAAAATCTGAAGGTTGGCCTAAAGATTTATTAGATATGATTTATTTAGAGCCTGAGGCTTTGGTGTGGGCAAAAGCAACAGGCGAAGGTTTAGCTGAGGCTGACAAGATTATTCACCGCGATGTAAACGGAGTAATTTTAGAAAATGGCGATAGCGTTGTTTTAGTAAAAGATTTGAAAATTAAAGGATCTAGCCAAGTTGCTAAACAAGGTACTGCAGTACGAAGAATTTCATTAGATCGTGAAAACGCAGAATATATAGAAGGTAAAGTAGGACCTACAATGACGGTTATAATTACCAAGTACGTTAAGAAATTATAG